The following coding sequences are from one uncultured Cohaesibacter sp. window:
- a CDS encoding FAD-binding oxidoreductase, with translation MSYDVIVLGAGIVGVSTALHLQERGLKVAILDRQAPGLEASYGNAGIIEKDGHVPLVIPSELVPLMKYGSNTQVSMHYHPTMMPRLAPWLFAMWRLSTPFGISSYARRVTPLRQVSATEHYHFAQDAGIMDKFRDTGWINLYHSAKSFESTARTLGYADEFGVEYDVVGKRELEALEPSFHFSDQDKAIHWKGCVSVSSPGGVTEAYANMFKGRGGALLLGDARSLKQENGGWTVTSQDGPVSAPKVVVALGAWSMDVLKPFGYKFPLEVKRGYHQHFASNNGASMNRPVVDEDIGFLLTPMEDGIRLTSGIEFGPRDGRKTPVQVKKATKWAKKLYPIGKPVEDEPWMGFRPCFPDSLPLIEKSRQHEGMYFNFGHGHMGFAVGPITGKMTADLISGQEPCLSVGGFSSRRFF, from the coding sequence GTGTCATATGATGTTATCGTTTTGGGAGCCGGCATTGTTGGCGTCAGTACAGCCCTGCATTTGCAGGAACGTGGCCTGAAGGTCGCCATTCTCGACCGGCAAGCGCCGGGCCTTGAAGCCTCTTACGGTAACGCCGGGATCATTGAAAAAGACGGCCATGTGCCGCTTGTAATCCCGAGCGAGTTGGTGCCGCTGATGAAATATGGCAGCAACACTCAGGTGTCGATGCATTATCACCCAACAATGATGCCACGTCTGGCACCTTGGCTTTTCGCCATGTGGCGGCTTTCTACACCGTTCGGCATTTCGTCTTATGCACGTCGTGTCACGCCTTTGCGTCAGGTCTCGGCAACCGAGCATTATCATTTCGCTCAGGATGCTGGCATCATGGATAAATTCCGCGACACCGGCTGGATCAACCTCTATCACAGCGCGAAAAGCTTCGAGTCCACCGCAAGAACCCTCGGCTATGCCGATGAATTCGGTGTGGAATATGACGTTGTCGGCAAAAGAGAGCTGGAAGCTCTGGAGCCTTCGTTCCACTTTTCCGATCAGGACAAGGCCATCCACTGGAAGGGCTGCGTTTCTGTGTCGTCTCCGGGCGGCGTGACTGAGGCTTATGCCAATATGTTCAAGGGCCGTGGCGGCGCATTGCTTTTAGGTGACGCACGAAGCCTCAAACAGGAAAATGGCGGCTGGACCGTCACCTCTCAGGACGGGCCGGTTTCCGCCCCCAAGGTCGTCGTTGCCCTTGGAGCATGGAGCATGGATGTACTCAAGCCTTTCGGTTACAAATTCCCGCTTGAAGTCAAACGCGGCTATCATCAGCATTTTGCCAGCAACAATGGCGCAAGCATGAACCGCCCCGTGGTTGACGAGGATATCGGCTTCCTTTTGACCCCTATGGAAGATGGTATTCGCTTGACCAGCGGCATCGAGTTTGGCCCCCGTGACGGACGCAAGACACCGGTTCAGGTGAAAAAAGCCACAAAGTGGGCCAAGAAGTTGTATCCGATCGGGAAACCGGTTGAAGACGAGCCATGGATGGGTTTCCGTCCCTGCTTCCCGGATAGTCTGCCGCTGATCGAAAAATCACGCCAGCATGAAGGCATGTATTTCAACTTCGGTCACGGTCATATGGGCTTTGCAGTCGGGCCAATCACCGGCAAGATGACCGCTGATCTGATCTCCGGCCAAGAGCCTTGTCTAAGTGTTGGAGGCTTTTCGTCTCGGCGCTTTTTCTAA
- a CDS encoding flagellin — protein MAMRVATFHTTSSLLQQTMSRQAKLAEVQAQQATGLISTDYGGLGSNASTVLDFSVSITRAEANISAATTVISRSDTAASVLQDMVDVLTNARSAVSGTRSADELGTLQTNAREALEDLQLMINTQFQGRYLFSGSMTDTAPVDLTAYSAADLVTVDTSYYQGDNYTQTIRLENGQQVDYGMTATLDGIEEAFRALSYVADGNLVDTSELDDVDALLVSAQDSLIADMSKAGNTSSRLQSYIQNEEDFITDIENLATEKTSIDVAEATVLATSYETQLEASYSALSKILNLNLAEYLR, from the coding sequence ATGGCAATGCGCGTAGCAACATTTCACACAACGTCGTCCTTGCTCCAGCAAACGATGTCGAGGCAGGCAAAGCTGGCCGAAGTGCAGGCTCAGCAGGCGACAGGCCTGATCAGTACTGATTATGGAGGGCTAGGTTCTAATGCGAGTACTGTGCTCGACTTCAGCGTTTCCATAACCCGTGCCGAGGCTAATATTTCGGCGGCGACAACCGTCATCTCGCGCTCAGATACGGCTGCGTCCGTCCTGCAGGATATGGTCGATGTTTTGACCAATGCCCGCAGCGCCGTGTCTGGTACGCGCTCAGCGGATGAATTGGGAACTCTTCAAACCAATGCTCGCGAAGCGCTTGAAGACTTGCAGTTGATGATCAACACCCAGTTTCAAGGCCGATATCTCTTTTCCGGTAGCATGACAGACACGGCGCCGGTTGATCTGACAGCTTATTCAGCAGCTGATCTGGTAACCGTCGATACATCCTATTATCAGGGTGACAACTATACCCAGACAATCAGGCTGGAGAATGGTCAACAGGTCGATTACGGAATGACTGCAACACTTGACGGAATCGAAGAGGCTTTTAGGGCACTTTCCTATGTCGCGGATGGCAATCTGGTAGATACCAGCGAATTGGACGATGTGGATGCCCTGCTCGTGAGCGCTCAAGACAGTCTAATCGCCGATATGAGTAAAGCAGGGAATACCTCAAGCCGGTTGCAAAGCTACATTCAAAATGAGGAAGATTTCATAACTGATATCGAAAATCTTGCTACCGAGAAAACGTCCATCGATGTTGCCGAGGCCACTGTTTTAGCCACCTCGTATGAAACACAACTGGAGGCAAGCTATTCTGCACTGAGCAAGATTTTGAATTTGAACTTGGCTGAATATCTCAGATGA
- the flgK gene encoding flagellar hook-associated protein FlgK, whose amino-acid sequence MTSLNVARYVATSSLGATQVQVSVTANNIANADTDGYTTKSASASSRVFDGVGGGVSVDNVSSAVSQYLVTDLFEATSRASAASIDAEYLNNLQSMLGSLSDKTGDGTSLASAIADFEEALTELATTPESTTLANNAVTALEDLTSQIRDTASDLQGLVDTADSQIQDSVAEANEYLKTIDNLNEMIRSEKAAGNSTANLDDQMNTALAGLSELIEVKTFPSDDGSTKVYTATGQILAGAKVHLLSTGQDAEGQTTVLVNGSDITERLAGRDAKIGSLLELRDTTLPEYQDALDELATTMITTLNGVAGLSGDILTGTSAGDITVEASVQADPTTLLGAGNGATTINNLLDALQGDTNFAAAGNLSAGNRTFAEYATEILSAAVSDSSSASTALTSAETNLTGAVDAISSAYGVNVDEETERLSELEQLYSLASTILSTLQDMFDDLKAAVS is encoded by the coding sequence ATGACTTCGCTGAATGTTGCTCGTTATGTTGCTACGAGCTCTCTGGGAGCAACGCAAGTTCAGGTATCTGTTACAGCAAATAACATCGCCAATGCTGATACCGATGGATATACAACGAAATCTGCCTCCGCTAGCTCCCGTGTCTTTGACGGAGTGGGCGGGGGTGTTTCTGTTGATAATGTATCATCCGCCGTCAGTCAGTACCTCGTGACCGACTTGTTTGAAGCCACTTCCAGAGCGTCTGCTGCTTCAATTGATGCAGAATATTTGAACAACCTTCAATCCATGCTGGGGAGTCTTTCAGATAAAACTGGCGACGGCACGTCTCTTGCCTCAGCCATCGCCGATTTCGAAGAGGCGTTGACCGAACTGGCAACGACGCCAGAGAGTACGACGCTTGCAAACAACGCAGTCACGGCGCTGGAAGATCTGACCAGCCAGATCCGGGATACAGCCTCTGATTTGCAAGGGTTGGTCGATACTGCCGACAGCCAAATTCAAGACAGCGTCGCTGAGGCGAATGAATATCTTAAGACCATCGACAACCTCAATGAAATGATCCGCTCTGAAAAGGCCGCCGGTAACAGCACTGCCAATCTGGACGATCAGATGAACACCGCCTTGGCAGGGTTGTCCGAGCTTATCGAGGTCAAGACATTTCCCTCAGACGATGGCTCGACAAAGGTTTACACCGCTACGGGGCAAATTCTTGCCGGCGCAAAGGTACATCTGTTGTCCACGGGGCAGGATGCAGAAGGCCAGACAACTGTTTTGGTCAACGGCTCGGATATAACAGAGCGCCTTGCAGGGCGTGACGCCAAGATCGGCTCTCTGCTTGAGTTGCGCGATACGACTTTGCCAGAATATCAGGATGCCCTTGATGAGCTGGCAACGACCATGATCACGACCCTCAATGGCGTTGCTGGGTTGAGTGGTGACATCCTGACGGGTACGAGCGCCGGGGACATCACCGTTGAGGCTTCCGTGCAGGCTGATCCGACGACCCTTTTGGGTGCTGGCAATGGTGCAACGACAATCAACAATCTGCTGGATGCCTTGCAGGGTGATACGAATTTTGCCGCAGCAGGCAACCTTTCTGCTGGTAACCGCACTTTTGCCGAATATGCGACAGAAATTCTCTCTGCGGCCGTATCAGATTCAAGCAGTGCTTCTACAGCATTGACGTCTGCAGAGACGAATTTGACCGGTGCCGTAGACGCAATATCGTCGGCATATGGCGTCAATGTTGATGAAGAAACGGAGCGTCTGTCGGAGCTGGAGCAGCTCTATTCTCTGGCTTCCACCATTTTGAGTACCTTGCAGGACATGTTTGATGACCTGAAGGCTGCAGTATCGTAG
- the flgE gene encoding flagellar hook protein FlgE, with amino-acid sequence MSLMGATNAAITGLSAQSQALSNVSNNLANSDTTAYKASKTSFSDLVAGSGSTRSGGVHASNTTNNTAQGLVVDSAISTNMAIQGDGYFVVAEDGDSSSRYYTRNGEFSVDDEGYLTNGDYYLLGWATDEDGKVAGGASSVNLDKIDLTSIQSSAKATTNVAIQATVPADVAVGTTFESSFEIYDSLGTASTITATYEKTAENQWEITYDDPVSADTSSTTGSVTAPNAANPIVVTFNNDGSLASATPNTLAITWNTGAAASTINLDMGTANGSDGLVQYSSNDVTDAEINVKTITVDGRAFGTVDDVEIETDGSVVATFSNGETRKIYQIPIATFVNSDGLNEEGDGIYTISNYSGNATLHTAGNGSGSIASKSLESSTVDTSTEFASMLAAQQAYSSASQIISTAGDMFDSLLQAVR; translated from the coding sequence ATGAGCTTGATGGGTGCAACAAACGCTGCGATTACTGGATTATCAGCGCAGTCACAGGCGTTGTCCAATGTTTCAAACAACTTGGCAAACTCGGATACCACGGCCTACAAAGCATCCAAGACGAGTTTTTCCGATCTCGTCGCAGGCTCAGGCAGCACCAGAAGCGGTGGTGTTCATGCAAGCAACACAACGAACAACACGGCTCAGGGCCTGGTTGTCGACTCTGCAATTTCTACCAACATGGCCATTCAAGGGGACGGCTACTTTGTCGTTGCTGAAGATGGCGACTCTTCTTCTCGTTATTACACGCGTAACGGTGAATTCTCCGTCGATGATGAAGGCTATCTGACCAACGGTGACTATTATCTTCTTGGTTGGGCAACCGACGAAGATGGCAAGGTTGCCGGTGGTGCAAGCAGCGTGAATCTGGACAAGATTGATCTGACCTCTATCCAGAGTTCTGCCAAAGCGACTACGAATGTTGCCATTCAGGCGACTGTACCTGCAGATGTTGCCGTGGGGACAACTTTTGAATCCAGCTTTGAAATTTATGACTCTCTTGGAACCGCGAGCACCATCACCGCGACTTATGAAAAGACGGCCGAGAATCAATGGGAGATTACATATGATGATCCGGTCTCCGCTGACACATCATCGACGACAGGTTCCGTGACCGCACCAAATGCGGCAAACCCGATCGTAGTCACATTCAACAATGATGGATCTCTTGCTTCAGCTACCCCCAATACTTTGGCCATCACCTGGAACACCGGTGCCGCAGCCTCGACCATCAATCTGGACATGGGCACAGCCAATGGCAGCGATGGCCTCGTGCAATATTCGTCCAACGATGTGACTGATGCAGAAATCAACGTAAAAACCATCACTGTGGATGGGCGCGCTTTCGGTACGGTTGATGATGTTGAGATTGAAACTGACGGCTCGGTTGTTGCGACATTCTCCAATGGCGAAACACGCAAGATCTACCAGATCCCGATTGCAACTTTTGTGAACTCCGACGGTCTGAATGAAGAAGGCGACGGCATCTACACCATCTCGAACTATTCGGGCAACGCTACCTTGCACACTGCAGGTAATGGATCAGGCAGCATCGCCAGCAAGTCGCTGGAATCCAGCACGGTAGACACCAGCACCGAGTTCGCAAGCATGCTGGCAGCTCAACAGGCCTACTCATCAGCTTCTCAGATCATCTCCACCGCTGGCGACATGTTTGACAGCCTCCTGCAGGCCGTACGGTGA
- a CDS encoding flagellar hook capping FlgD N-terminal domain-containing protein produces the protein MTVSALASSTASTTTTTTSSNALGLDTSEFLQLMVQQLQNQNPTDPTDTTEFLNQMVQLSTYDQQVANAQNLDSILSSLDMMIASNGLGYIGQTVSVAGDTSTLQDGAAKWSYSLDSDAETVEISILDEDGNAVYTTEGETAEGTYAVNWDGVTSAGAQLDDGGIYTLSVKATDADGKAVDTSTTVTGKVTGIDSSTGDTYLLIGDVGFTMDDITAISSS, from the coding sequence ATGACTGTATCCGCACTGGCCTCATCAACTGCAAGCACGACAACAACAACAACGTCGAGCAATGCCCTCGGGCTGGACACTTCCGAATTTCTGCAGTTGATGGTCCAGCAGCTGCAGAACCAGAATCCCACAGATCCAACGGATACGACAGAATTCCTCAATCAGATGGTTCAGCTTTCAACCTATGATCAGCAGGTTGCGAACGCTCAGAATCTGGACAGCATTCTTTCTTCTCTGGATATGATGATCGCCTCAAACGGGCTCGGCTACATAGGTCAAACCGTATCGGTGGCTGGTGACACCTCAACGCTTCAGGACGGCGCGGCTAAGTGGAGCTACAGCCTCGATAGCGATGCTGAGACCGTAGAAATCTCGATTCTCGATGAAGATGGCAACGCAGTCTACACCACAGAAGGCGAGACCGCAGAAGGGACATATGCGGTCAACTGGGATGGCGTGACAAGCGCAGGAGCCCAGCTTGATGATGGTGGCATCTACACCCTTTCCGTAAAAGCAACCGATGCCGATGGCAAGGCCGTGGATACAAGCACCACGGTTACAGGCAAAGTGACGGGCATCGATTCCTCTACAGGCGACACGTACCTGCTGATCGGTGATGTCGGCTTCACAATGGATGACATCACGGCGATCAGCTCGTCGTGA
- a CDS encoding flagellar protein FliS — translation MNYAQSRAVNAYRTANIAVPPVKAVAMLLDEALNAIVLTAYYLKRKEFESAFSRVVHASKILSGLRQNVSLEPDPKMGQQFIDMYTANIFALHNAYGRDDAIQRYATLASGILEFRNAWAELAKMPQRSIDTVMGGILDQEDQAVTAEAV, via the coding sequence ATGAATTACGCGCAAAGCCGCGCTGTGAACGCCTATCGTACGGCAAATATTGCTGTGCCTCCTGTCAAAGCTGTTGCCATGCTATTGGATGAGGCTCTCAATGCAATTGTTCTGACGGCCTATTACCTGAAGCGCAAGGAGTTCGAAAGCGCCTTCAGTCGCGTAGTGCATGCGTCCAAGATTTTGAGTGGCCTGCGCCAGAATGTGAGCCTTGAGCCAGATCCCAAGATGGGGCAACAGTTTATCGATATGTATACCGCTAACATTTTTGCGCTCCATAATGCCTATGGACGTGATGACGCAATCCAAAGATATGCTACTTTGGCCAGTGGAATTCTGGAATTCCGCAACGCGTGGGCAGAATTGGCAAAAATGCCGCAACGAAGCATTGACACCGTAATGGGTGGGATTCTAGATCAGGAAGACCAAGCAGTTACCGCTGAAGCGGTATAA
- the fliD gene encoding flagellar filament capping protein FliD, whose amino-acid sequence MTSVSSSDSSATTSTTTSSSSLSSAYTKNVSSNSDIDWDALIEAAVLQKQLPADRIEAKMTQNETEIDAYSSMQDLLGDLLDSVEQITGVSESLTQKDDVFSSREAYLTGLGGADAENSLVVTAEAGVAIQTYELTIDQLATAQKVASETQESKYDALGYTGTFSLAMAGADIPTNDDGDEDATLLQVEIDETMSLAEVADEINTKTGYTGVTATVVAVNDSDYRLVLTGGTGADIEMTTVEGDDIGQALGLTDTDGSYKNELQSSQVAIFSVDGVEVTRDSNTIDDVVEGVTFSLYQTTGTGESIAVEIGQSLSNIKDAVVSLVDSYNAYREWAISQQEIDASGSVSSDAVLFGDNLLRSANTDVASALSSVIDSNSMSLLGLSYDENNYLELDEDELNDALLNDVDEIEDVLNFQYETSSSSLAVLRRNSNMPSELELNITVDADGNLASVTADGKSDLFEVDGSRIVGVAGSEYEGITFVYTGSEDATITFTSTAGIAEQLFQTLNKYTDEDDGLLTDKIATLTEQNEDYETEYNDFMDTVDAYEERLTTLYASYQAAIEAAQSSLDYLEAILNTGDN is encoded by the coding sequence ATGACGAGTGTTAGTTCCAGCGATAGCAGTGCGACGACGTCCACAACCACGTCTTCATCCAGCTTGTCATCTGCCTATACGAAAAACGTCAGTTCGAATTCCGATATCGACTGGGATGCTTTGATCGAAGCTGCTGTATTGCAGAAACAGCTACCTGCAGATCGCATCGAAGCAAAAATGACCCAGAACGAGACCGAGATCGATGCTTACTCATCGATGCAGGATCTGCTTGGAGATTTGCTCGATTCCGTAGAACAGATAACTGGCGTTTCAGAATCCCTTACCCAAAAAGACGATGTTTTCTCCTCCCGTGAGGCCTATTTGACAGGTCTTGGCGGTGCTGATGCTGAAAACTCTCTGGTGGTAACCGCTGAGGCGGGGGTCGCGATTCAGACTTATGAGTTGACCATCGATCAGCTTGCGACTGCTCAGAAAGTTGCCAGTGAAACGCAAGAGAGCAAATATGATGCTCTTGGTTACACGGGAACTTTTTCTCTGGCTATGGCAGGGGCAGATATTCCGACCAATGATGATGGTGATGAAGACGCAACGCTTCTTCAGGTCGAAATAGATGAGACCATGAGCCTTGCCGAAGTCGCTGACGAGATCAACACTAAGACCGGTTACACGGGTGTTACGGCAACCGTTGTTGCTGTTAATGATAGTGACTATCGTCTGGTGCTCACCGGTGGGACTGGTGCAGACATCGAAATGACCACGGTGGAAGGTGACGACATCGGACAAGCCCTTGGGCTTACGGATACCGATGGTTCCTACAAGAACGAGCTGCAGTCGTCTCAAGTCGCCATTTTCTCTGTCGATGGCGTGGAGGTTACGCGGGACAGCAATACCATTGATGATGTCGTCGAAGGTGTTACCTTCTCGCTTTATCAGACGACAGGCACGGGTGAATCAATTGCCGTGGAGATTGGTCAGTCTCTCTCCAATATCAAAGATGCGGTCGTCTCGCTTGTTGATTCTTACAATGCTTATCGAGAATGGGCGATCTCGCAGCAGGAAATTGACGCCAGCGGCTCGGTTTCCAGTGATGCAGTCCTGTTCGGTGATAACTTGCTGCGCAGCGCGAATACGGATGTCGCCAGTGCTCTTTCGTCGGTTATTGACAGCAACAGCATGTCGCTTCTCGGCTTGTCATATGACGAGAATAACTATCTCGAACTCGACGAAGACGAGCTGAATGATGCGCTTCTGAACGACGTGGACGAGATTGAGGATGTACTCAATTTCCAGTATGAGACCAGCTCGTCTAGCCTTGCGGTTTTAAGACGCAATTCCAATATGCCTTCCGAACTGGAGCTGAACATTACTGTTGATGCAGATGGCAATCTGGCCAGCGTAACAGCAGACGGCAAGAGCGACCTGTTTGAAGTTGATGGTTCTCGTATCGTCGGTGTCGCAGGCTCCGAATATGAAGGCATCACTTTTGTTTATACCGGCAGTGAAGATGCGACCATCACCTTTACAAGTACTGCAGGTATCGCTGAACAGCTCTTTCAGACACTGAACAAATATACGGATGAAGACGATGGTCTTCTCACCGACAAGATTGCAACTCTGACTGAGCAAAACGAAGACTACGAAACCGAATATAACGACTTCATGGACACGGTTGATGCCTATGAAGAGCGCCTGACAACTCTTTATGCGTCTTACCAGGCGGCGATCGAAGCGGCTCAGAGTTCGCTGGACTATTTGGAAGCAATTCTCAACACGGGAGACAATTAA
- a CDS encoding flagellin has protein sequence MPVISTNTAANTAVRFLNRNSGEQTNSLAKLASGSNINKASDDAAGLAISTKIGTDVAALEQASTNASHGISVLQTADGGASNIADIVERMKTLASQSASGTVTDTERTYINAEFSQLKEEIDGITESTRYNGQSLLDGSSDFSYDDTETKATYHSSTAATDYAVATSQTEDATATFSVNNTKITITSAESGGSTTAMDTDDLVDAINAALKDSGDYTVSAAKVSGTGEIEFTSLLKGENNKVSISNISTTGDGAALVTAMGLVAGSGTGTTTEVSTTGADIVVGSTSADTINLSIKSLDTSSLNIAKLDVSTKDGAAEALSVLDVAINNISDARAEMGASMSRFEFRSAQIDTSVENLEAAKSAIADVDIAKEQASLSSSTVKVQAAVAAASQANQMPQNLLRLIQ, from the coding sequence ATGCCCGTAATTTCCACCAATACTGCAGCCAACACTGCAGTTCGCTTTTTGAATAGAAACTCAGGCGAGCAGACCAACTCTCTGGCAAAACTGGCCAGTGGTTCCAACATTAACAAAGCATCTGATGATGCTGCCGGTCTCGCAATTTCCACCAAAATCGGAACAGACGTTGCCGCGCTGGAACAGGCATCTACCAACGCCTCCCACGGTATTTCCGTTTTGCAGACCGCCGACGGTGGCGCATCCAACATTGCCGATATCGTCGAGCGCATGAAGACGCTTGCGTCCCAGTCTGCGTCCGGTACTGTGACCGACACAGAGCGTACCTACATCAACGCTGAATTCTCCCAGCTTAAGGAAGAAATTGACGGCATCACTGAATCCACCCGTTACAACGGCCAGAGCTTGCTTGATGGCTCCAGTGACTTCTCTTACGATGATACCGAAACAAAAGCTACTTATCACAGTTCGACTGCCGCGACGGACTATGCCGTAGCTACGAGCCAGACAGAAGATGCAACAGCTACCTTCTCTGTCAACAACACGAAGATTACCATTACCAGTGCTGAAAGCGGTGGGAGCACCACTGCGATGGATACGGACGATCTGGTGGATGCTATCAATGCTGCTTTGAAAGATAGCGGTGACTATACGGTCTCCGCAGCAAAGGTTAGTGGTACTGGTGAGATCGAGTTCACTTCTTTGCTCAAAGGTGAAAACAATAAAGTCAGCATCTCGAATATTTCGACCACAGGCGATGGTGCCGCTCTTGTAACGGCCATGGGGCTTGTTGCCGGTAGTGGCACTGGCACAACAACGGAAGTTTCTACGACGGGTGCGGATATCGTTGTTGGGTCCACCTCTGCGGATACCATCAATCTGTCCATCAAGTCGTTGGATACCTCTTCTCTTAACATTGCCAAGCTAGATGTTTCGACCAAAGATGGTGCGGCAGAAGCGCTTTCTGTTCTTGATGTGGCGATTAACAACATTTCGGATGCTCGTGCTGAAATGGGTGCTTCCATGTCCCGGTTCGAGTTCCGTTCGGCTCAGATCGACACCAGCGTGGAAAACCTTGAAGCGGCCAAGTCTGCTATCGCTGACGTGGATATTGCCAAGGAACAGGCAAGCCTGTCTTCTTCCACTGTGAAGGTTCAGGCCGCTGTTGCCGCCGCTTCTCAGGCTAACCAGATGCCGCAAAACCTGCTCCGACTGATCCAATAA
- a CDS encoding flagellin: MPVISTNTAANTAVRFLNRNSGDQTNSLAKLASGSNINKASDDAAGLAISTKIGTDVAALEQASTNASHGISVLQTADGGASNIADIVERMKTLASQSASGTVTDTERTYINAEFSQLKEEIDGITESTRYNGQSLLDGSSDFSNDDTNTSATLNIGTAMAAYAANTTDDTTTEDVSVSFRINNTKVTITSAMVDKGHTTGLSAADLLKQVQDQLEENGDYTLSAKDNSGLEFTSVKTGENATITVSDIQGESGNSTEQAALITALGLTATKTAGSASATGTTTAASTTGADIVVGSTAADTINMSIAELSTSELHIDDLDVSTKDGAAKALSVLDVAIDDISEARAQMGASMSRFEFRSAQIDTSVENLEAAKSAIADVDIAKEQASLSSSTVKVQAAVAAASQANQMPQNLLRLIQ, encoded by the coding sequence ATGCCCGTCATTTCCACCAACACTGCGGCCAACACCGCAGTTCGCTTTTTGAATAGAAACTCTGGTGACCAGACCAACTCTCTGGCAAAACTGGCCAGTGGTTCCAACATTAACAAAGCATCTGATGATGCTGCCGGTCTGGCAATTTCCACCAAAATCGGCACAGACGTTGCCGCGCTGGAACAGGCATCTACCAACGCCTCCCACGGTATTTCCGTTTTGCAGACCGCCGACGGTGGTGCATCCAACATTGCCGACATCGTCGAGCGTATGAAGACGCTGGCCTCTCAGTCCGCATCTGGTACCGTGACCGACACGGAACGTACCTACATCAACGCAGAATTCTCCCAGTTGAAGGAAGAAATCGACGGCATCACTGAATCCACCCGTTACAACGGCCAGAGCTTGCTTGATGGCTCCAGTGACTTCTCAAACGATGATACTAATACTTCTGCAACATTGAATATTGGTACCGCCATGGCGGCCTATGCCGCAAATACGACAGACGATACGACCACGGAAGACGTCTCCGTGTCCTTCCGCATCAACAATACAAAAGTGACTATCACTTCTGCAATGGTTGATAAAGGACATACGACTGGATTGTCTGCGGCTGATCTTTTGAAGCAAGTACAGGATCAGTTAGAGGAAAACGGCGACTACACTCTTTCTGCAAAGGATAATAGTGGCCTGGAATTCACATCCGTGAAAACTGGCGAGAATGCCACAATTACAGTCTCGGACATTCAAGGTGAGTCTGGCAATTCTACTGAGCAGGCCGCTTTGATTACGGCGCTTGGTCTGACTGCGACCAAAACGGCAGGATCAGCCTCCGCTACCGGTACTACCACAGCAGCTTCGACGACTGGTGCTGACATCGTGGTTGGTTCCACGGCAGCAGATACCATCAATATGTCGATCGCAGAGCTTTCAACATCGGAATTGCATATCGATGATCTTGATGTCTCCACCAAGGACGGCGCAGCAAAAGCGCTCTCGGTTCTTGATGTAGCTATTGATGATATCTCCGAAGCCCGCGCTCAGATGGGTGCTTCCATGTCCCGGTTCGAATTCCGTTCGGCTCAGATCGACACCAGCGTGGAAAACCTTGAAGCTGCCAAGTCTGCTATCGCTGACGTGGACATCGCCAAGGAACAGGCAAGCCTGTCTTCTTCCACTGTGAAGGTTCAGGCCGCTGTTGCCGCCGCCTCTCAAGCCAACCAGATGCCACAGAACCTGCTCAGACTGATCCAGTAG